One genomic window of Cupriavidus oxalaticus includes the following:
- a CDS encoding efflux RND transporter permease subunit: MDHSRFNLSRWALEHQPLTRYLLVVLLLGGLLAFFQLGQDEDPPFTFRVMVVQAFWPGATAEQIAVQVTDKIERQLQEVPYADKIRSFSKPGETTVIFQLKDTSPAKETAQIWYTVRKKIGDIQQTLPAGVRGPFFNDEFGDVYGTIYALSADGFNYKELREYADLVRQELLRVPSVAKVSLIGLQDEKVYIEFNQARFAQLGLDINAIADQISQQNNLTGSGVLVTPSDNLQVRLSGQFASVGDLENLVLRGPNGIANIRLGDIAHVYRGYVDPTQTRMRFNGKDVIGLGISMQKGGDIIQLGKDLRAAFEKLRGQLPVGIEMDQVQDQPKAVRQSVGEFVRVLIEAVVIVLAVSFVALGLHTRPLRLDVRPGLVVALTIPLVLAVTFLFMHIFGIGLHKISLGALIVALGLLVDDAIIAVEMMVRKLEEGFSKMEAATFAYTSTAMPMLTGTLITAAGFLPVGLARSTVGEYTFAIFAVTALALVLSWLAAVYFTPYLGYLLLRTRGPGAGEHHEVFDTPFYARFRRLVDWCVTWRKTVIAITLVTFVLGIYAFKFVEKQFFPDSSRPELMVELWMPEGTSFAQMEAEAKRFERLVGKDKQVESLTTFVGTGAPRFYLPLDQIFPQSNVAQVIVMPVSTEVRDALRRRIIALLDTELPYLRGRVKLLPNGPPVAYPVQFRVIGPEAGAVRQLADQVKAEMRANPNTVGVNDNWNENVKMLRLEIDQDKARALGVTTSAIARVTQTVLTGVPVGQYRDGDKLIEILMRTPRNERDAMSDLNNVLVPTNTGRTVPLTQVARVALKSEPGVVWRENRDFGVTVQADVVDGIQGPTVTAQINPQLDKLRAQLPAGYRITVAGAEEESGKAGASIAAQLPLCIFLIFTLLMLQLHSFSRALMVFLTGPLGLIGAAATLLLLRAPMGFVAQLGITALLGMIIRNSVILVDQIEQDISAGVPPWTAIVEAAVRRFRPIILTAAAAVLAMIPLSRSMFWGPMAVAIMGGLIIATVLTLLFLPALYAAWFRIRRPEAGVGALAA; encoded by the coding sequence ATGGATCATTCCCGCTTCAACCTGTCGCGCTGGGCGCTCGAGCACCAGCCGCTGACCCGTTACCTGCTGGTGGTGCTGTTGCTGGGCGGCCTGCTGGCGTTCTTCCAGCTGGGCCAGGACGAGGACCCGCCCTTTACCTTCCGCGTGATGGTGGTGCAGGCGTTCTGGCCGGGCGCCACCGCCGAGCAAATCGCGGTGCAGGTGACCGACAAGATCGAACGCCAGCTGCAGGAAGTGCCTTACGCCGACAAGATCCGCAGCTTCTCCAAGCCCGGCGAGACCACGGTGATCTTCCAGCTCAAGGACACCTCGCCGGCGAAGGAAACCGCGCAGATCTGGTACACCGTGCGCAAGAAGATCGGCGACATCCAGCAGACGCTGCCCGCGGGCGTGCGCGGGCCGTTCTTCAACGACGAGTTCGGCGACGTCTACGGCACAATCTATGCGTTGTCCGCCGACGGCTTCAACTACAAGGAGCTGCGCGAGTACGCCGACCTGGTGCGGCAGGAATTGCTGCGCGTGCCGTCGGTGGCCAAGGTGTCGCTGATCGGGCTGCAGGACGAGAAGGTCTATATCGAGTTCAACCAGGCGCGCTTTGCCCAGCTCGGGCTGGACATCAATGCCATCGCCGACCAGATCTCGCAGCAGAACAACCTGACCGGCAGCGGCGTGCTGGTCACGCCGAGCGACAACCTGCAGGTGCGCCTGTCCGGCCAGTTCGCCAGCGTCGGCGACCTGGAGAACCTGGTGCTGCGCGGGCCCAACGGCATCGCCAATATCCGTCTCGGCGACATCGCGCATGTGTACCGCGGCTATGTCGACCCCACGCAGACACGCATGCGCTTCAACGGCAAGGATGTGATCGGGCTGGGCATCTCGATGCAGAAGGGCGGCGACATCATCCAGCTCGGCAAGGACCTGCGCGCGGCCTTCGAGAAGCTGCGCGGCCAGCTGCCGGTCGGCATCGAGATGGACCAGGTGCAGGACCAGCCCAAGGCGGTCAGGCAATCGGTGGGCGAGTTCGTGCGCGTGCTGATCGAGGCCGTGGTGATCGTGCTGGCGGTCAGCTTTGTCGCGCTGGGCTTGCATACGCGGCCGCTGCGGCTGGACGTGCGGCCCGGGCTGGTGGTGGCGCTGACGATTCCGCTGGTGCTGGCGGTGACCTTCCTGTTCATGCACATCTTCGGCATCGGCCTGCACAAGATCTCGCTGGGCGCGCTGATCGTGGCGCTGGGGCTGCTGGTCGACGACGCCATCATTGCGGTCGAGATGATGGTGCGCAAGCTGGAAGAGGGCTTCTCCAAGATGGAGGCAGCCACCTTTGCCTATACCTCGACGGCGATGCCGATGCTGACCGGCACGCTGATCACGGCGGCGGGTTTCCTGCCGGTGGGGTTGGCGCGCTCGACGGTGGGCGAGTACACCTTCGCCATCTTTGCCGTGACCGCGCTGGCGCTGGTGCTGTCGTGGCTGGCGGCGGTGTACTTCACGCCTTACCTCGGCTACCTGCTGCTCAGGACGCGCGGGCCGGGCGCCGGCGAGCACCATGAGGTGTTCGACACGCCGTTCTACGCGCGCTTCCGCCGGCTGGTGGACTGGTGCGTGACGTGGCGCAAGACCGTGATCGCCATCACGCTGGTGACGTTCGTGCTGGGCATCTATGCGTTCAAGTTCGTCGAGAAGCAATTCTTCCCCGACTCCAGCCGGCCCGAGCTGATGGTGGAACTGTGGATGCCGGAAGGCACCAGCTTTGCCCAGATGGAAGCCGAGGCCAAGCGCTTCGAGCGGCTGGTGGGCAAGGACAAGCAGGTGGAAAGCCTGACCACCTTCGTCGGCACCGGCGCGCCGCGCTTCTACCTGCCGCTCGACCAGATCTTCCCGCAGAGCAACGTGGCGCAGGTGATCGTGATGCCGGTCAGCACCGAGGTGCGCGATGCATTGCGCCGTCGCATCATCGCGCTGCTCGACACCGAATTGCCGTACCTGCGCGGCCGCGTCAAGCTGCTGCCGAACGGGCCGCCGGTAGCGTATCCGGTGCAGTTCCGCGTGATCGGCCCGGAGGCGGGCGCGGTGCGCCAGCTGGCCGACCAGGTCAAGGCCGAGATGCGCGCGAACCCGAACACGGTCGGCGTCAATGACAACTGGAACGAGAACGTCAAGATGCTGCGCCTGGAGATCGACCAGGACAAGGCGCGCGCGCTGGGCGTCACCACCAGCGCGATCGCGCGCGTGACGCAGACCGTGCTGACCGGCGTGCCGGTCGGGCAGTACCGCGACGGCGACAAGCTGATCGAGATTTTGATGCGCACGCCGCGCAACGAGCGCGATGCCATGTCCGACCTGAACAACGTGCTGGTGCCGACCAACACCGGCCGCACCGTACCGCTGACGCAAGTGGCCCGCGTGGCGCTGAAGTCCGAGCCCGGCGTGGTCTGGCGCGAGAACCGCGACTTCGGCGTGACCGTGCAGGCGGACGTGGTCGACGGCATCCAGGGCCCGACCGTGACCGCGCAGATCAACCCGCAGCTGGACAAGCTGCGCGCGCAGTTGCCGGCGGGCTACCGCATCACGGTGGCCGGCGCGGAAGAGGAAAGCGGCAAGGCCGGCGCTTCGATCGCGGCGCAGCTGCCGCTGTGCATCTTCCTGATCTTCACGCTGCTGATGCTGCAGCTGCACAGCTTCTCGCGCGCGCTGATGGTGTTCCTGACCGGCCCGCTGGGCCTGATCGGCGCCGCCGCGACGCTGTTGCTGCTGCGCGCGCCGATGGGGTTCGTGGCGCAGCTGGGGATCACCGCGCTGCTGGGCATGATCATCCGAAACTCGGTGATTCTGGTCGACCAGATCGAGCAGGACATCAGCGCGGGCGTGCCGCCCTGGACCGCCATCGTCGAGGCCGCGGTGCGCCGCTTCCGCCCGATCATCCTGACCGCCGCGGCGGCGGTGCTGGCGATGATCCCGCTGTCGCGCTCGATGTTCTGGGGGCCGATGGCGGTGGCGATCATGGGCGGGCTGATCATCGCCACCGTGCTGACGCTGCTGTTCCTGCCGGCGCTGTATGCGGCGTGGTTCCGCATCAGGCGGCCCGAGGCAGGGGTGGGGGCGCTGGCGGCCTGA
- a CDS encoding efflux RND transporter periplasmic adaptor subunit: MPVLCPVPEVAAAATLFDTKSLRRARFGRFAAAALVTVAAVMVAGCGKKAEPVQEVRPVRLMQLSQHSGKTAFEFSGDVRPRVESRLGFRVGGKIAARLVDVGAVVTKGQPLARLDPTDLSLAEAGSRAQFEAAKTDRDLAASDLKRYNDLFAKGFISAAEQHRRQASFEAADSRLRQAQAGLRSQANQTGYAVLHADADGVVTAIDAEVGQVVTAGQPVVRVAQTAEKEVAIGLPEDQVDLLRGITDVSIHTWAEPKRALPARVREIAAAADPVTRTYATRVTIPDPPADLKLGMTAVVTFVRTGATPAIRVPLTALLQEQGRNQVWIYDAAAGTVKPVTVTLGEAVGNEVEVRQGLAPGQAIVTAGVHLLRPGQKVRPLQTVAPASAPTPREG, encoded by the coding sequence ATGCCAGTGCTTTGCCCAGTGCCGGAAGTTGCGGCCGCAGCGACTCTTTTTGACACAAAATCGTTACGCCGCGCGCGCTTCGGGCGCTTCGCGGCTGCCGCGCTGGTGACCGTCGCCGCTGTCATGGTCGCGGGCTGCGGCAAGAAGGCCGAACCGGTGCAGGAAGTCCGTCCGGTGCGCCTGATGCAACTGAGCCAGCACAGCGGCAAGACCGCCTTCGAATTTTCCGGCGACGTGCGACCGCGCGTCGAATCGCGGCTGGGGTTCCGTGTGGGCGGCAAGATCGCGGCCCGCCTGGTGGATGTGGGTGCCGTCGTCACCAAGGGCCAGCCGCTGGCCCGGCTCGACCCGACCGATCTTTCGCTGGCCGAAGCAGGCTCGCGCGCCCAGTTCGAGGCGGCGAAGACCGACCGCGACCTTGCCGCGTCCGACCTGAAGCGCTACAACGACCTGTTTGCCAAGGGCTTTATCAGCGCCGCCGAGCAGCACCGCCGCCAGGCCAGTTTCGAGGCGGCCGACTCGCGCCTGCGCCAGGCCCAGGCCGGCCTGCGCAGCCAGGCCAACCAGACCGGCTATGCCGTGCTGCACGCCGACGCCGACGGCGTGGTCACGGCCATCGACGCCGAGGTGGGCCAGGTCGTCACCGCGGGCCAGCCGGTGGTGCGCGTGGCCCAGACCGCGGAGAAGGAAGTGGCGATCGGCCTGCCGGAAGACCAGGTAGACCTGCTGCGCGGCATTACCGATGTCAGTATCCATACCTGGGCCGAGCCGAAGCGCGCGCTGCCCGCCCGCGTGCGCGAGATTGCCGCGGCAGCCGACCCGGTCACGCGCACCTATGCGACCCGCGTCACCATTCCCGATCCGCCCGCCGACCTCAAGCTCGGCATGACCGCTGTGGTGACCTTCGTGCGGACCGGGGCCACTCCCGCGATCCGCGTGCCGCTGACCGCGCTGCTGCAGGAGCAGGGCCGCAACCAGGTGTGGATCTACGACGCCGCCGCCGGCACGGTCAAGCCGGTCACGGTGACGCTGGGCGAGGCCGTCGGCAACGAGGTGGAAGTGCGCCAGGGGCTGGCGCCGGGCCAGGCCATCGTCACCGCAGGCGTACACCTGCTGCGCCCGGGGCAGAAGGTGCGGCCGCTGCAGACCGTCGCGCCCGCTTCCGCGCCGACCCCCAGGGAGGGCTGA